From Brienomyrus brachyistius isolate T26 chromosome 18, BBRACH_0.4, whole genome shotgun sequence, one genomic window encodes:
- the ncapd3 gene encoding condensin-2 complex subunit D3 isoform X5, whose product MELVSALDLLKIKTVSRVWVDSVWGLEFTEAEPLDVAVEDELISNGPDAFRTVYKLLLPFATDGEGNAENVWTVLGDSGISTHALVAVLSHFVVRRNFKTADLTYRLVALQAASLYLLLLGIPGNIANKVFHPVLFDACLDLAKKCWPQDSGKKRKKDAFKSSQGVSKGRKRSKPHRKDDEEEMEADVFGESNEDEEMLFSGRDLLEIRNGIVLLVKTLLKLLTRFSLKDKPQCVLKCAKIFTQLTHFEPVIGELTFEKEPVIDDMGMLPELAYHGLKLLCLPKQGDGTEAVKLVFHRLLYVLLMMSEGDSSRPSLLVPGAAVFTARDQAIKFVCHIVDELKEVVVLPTLCILLQHICVQMVDKVEYRSSGAQTVVKLLAKMPCAKYASFMQWLHAFSLHSKVVRRMFALDVAMALIEQPERQPESSLSPEEAIFLQHKFLVQVMVFGRRSDRAPSVRGHALSCLARCLELQSPNTVENIQELFSATSAQTVLETEGCEVTSNVHETNLQKMGINFKTIEMTGKGEVTTFESKETMALLKRRSSDEKTNVRKSALQALMGLLKHSVIPCTQENLAILSDRCRDPAVSVKKKALQCLMDLLAALPGSSLVQMAWLRGVVPAIVDSESSVQEKALECLDQAIIGQIKSGGTYSNQHVSQKLAWDLLGLLCGESQDLGRYFSKAFVIWSKQNKFPSAFVNHLISHTGLEHASAAWLLLSKVSGSCSRLNYGKILDAWDEMIRTSNVPVSTSCDILCVIGNIAAHLNDETKSRIVDDIMKWLKSFEVPLEIIGASIETLFQLLKVETVKDTQRMLNKHCGELVSICESYLSSVILNEDGLQNFNEDLVVKHLYTLGVAALQCPAQVGKRTSLLVQSILASNVELPSADNPDEPPATQPLSQFKASSLPTVVRAHAFITLGKLCLQNEDLAKSCIPALARELEVSTEVPVRCNVVVVMCDLCMRYTTMVDRYIPNISACLKDREPLIREQTLILLTNLLQEEFVKWKGSLFFRFVAVLVDPEPKIASLCEFCLVHLLLKRNPTMFSQHFIECIFHFNSYEKHEKYNKFPQTARERAQFSLQGAKNKEKRMKIYRFLLEHFTDEQRFNITAKISQTILANFVDGILPLDAEGAEILSDAFDVLSLKEIKLSAMRSPVERDEQQDDEQLAMANAVMQVAQKKLISQVQKKNFIENVIPIIIALKTMLEKKRFPVLKDLMGYLQVMMQDYRSEVKDFFAADEQLAAELEYDMKRFEKEQEMEQQMSSRRVTDSRPASTLPSNVTAGAALATVPASPSPSVGRTVLAVQATPQMPGSAPPCFLSPKNVGSSSRRQTLSTSEVLSKARTAARASRLLQGRAGSASNQNTPVDGSAMISRRLQSSTTGDSSVANRAISTPQRSMTEVTFGDGLSVIFSAHGTEPKYPGNKDNMLFLMSPDKPHAPPKQWNVESPLCRKARGHRL is encoded by the exons ATGGAGCTTGTTAGCGCGCTGGATTTACTGAAAATAAAAACCGTTTCAAGAG TCTGGGTGGACAGTGTTTGGGGCTTGGAATTCACCGAAGCGGAACCGTTAGATGTGGCTGTTGAAGATGAGCTCATTAGTAATGGGCCCGATGCCTTCAGAACTGTTTACAAACTCCTCCTGCCATTTGCGACAGACGGCGAAGGAAACGCCGAA AATGTTTGGACGGTGTTGGGTGACAGTGGGATTTCTACCCACGCCCTGGTTGCCGTGCTGTCCCACTTCGTGGTTAGACGTAACTTTAAAACTGCTGATCTTACTTATCGGTTGGTTGCGCTGCAGGCAGCTTCACTCTACCTACTGCTTCTAGGAATACCAGGCAA TATAGCAAACAAAGTGTTCCACCCAGTTTTGTTTGATGCCTGTCTGGATTTGGCAAAGAAGTGCTGGCCCCAGGATTCAGGCAAGAAGCGCAAGAAAGATGCATTCAAGAGTTCTCAAGGCGTTTCCAAGGGCAGGAAACGGTCAAAACCCCATCGGAAGGACGACGAGGAA GAGATGGAGGCCGACGTGTTTGGGGAAAGCAACGAGGATGAAGAGATGTTGTTCTCTGGCCGAGATCTGCTGGAGATCAGGAATGGAATTGTCCTCCTTGTGAAAACTCTCCTGAAGCTCCTGACGAGATTTTCCCTGAAAGACAAGCCCCAGTGTGTTCTGAAGTGTGCCAAG ATTTTCACTCAGCTCACCCATTTCGAGCCAGTGATTGGCGAACTCACGTTTGAGAAGGAACC ggTCATTGATGACATGGGAATGTTGCCGGAGTTGGCCTACCATGGGCTGAAACTTCTCTGTTTGCCAAAGCAAGGAGATGGGACTGAg GCTGTGAAGCTGGTCTTCCACAGACTCCTCTACGTGTTGCTCATGATGAGTGAAGGAGATTCGTCTCGCCCTTCGCTGCTGGTTCCCGGGGCGGCCGTGTTTACCGCCCGAGATCAGGCTATTAAATTTGTATG CCATATTGTCGACGAGCTGAAAGAAGTCGTTGTTCTGCCGACCCTTTGCATCCTGCTCCAACACATCTGCGTGCAG ATGGTTGACAAGGTGGAGTATCGCAGCAGTGGAGCACAGACCGTGGTGAAACTGCTGGCCAAAATGCCCTGTGCTAAATACGCCTCCTTCATGCAGTGGCTCCATGCCTTCTCCTTACACTCAAAG GTTGTGCGCAGGATGTTCGCCCTAGACGTGGCGATGGCCCTGATCGAGCAGCCCGAACGCCAGCCTGAGTCCTCCCTGTCTCCAGAGGAGGCCATCTTCCTGCAGCACAAGTTCCTGGTCCAAGTAATGGTGTTTGGGCGGCGTTCGGACCGGGCACCCTCGGTGCGAGGCCACGCCCTCTCCTGCCTGGCTCGGTGTCTGGAGCTGCAGTCTCCCAACACGGTGGAGAACATCCAGGAGCTCTTCTCAGCCA CTTCTGCACAGACTGTTCTTGAGACAGAAGGCTGTGAGG TCACCAGTAACGTCCATGAGACGAACTTGCAAAAGATGGGCATAAACTTCAAAACCATAGAGATGACTGGAAAGGGGGAAGTGACCACTTTTGAAT CAAAAGAGACGATGGCTTTGCTGAAGAGACGCTCAAGCGATGAGAAGACCAATGTGAGGAAGTCTGCCTTGCAG GCACTGATGGGTCTTCTGAAGCACAGCGTGATCCCTTGCACCCAGGAGAACCTGGCCATCCTGTCAGACCGCTGTCGGGACCCTGCTGTCTCCGTGAAAAAGAAGGCCCTCCAGTGTCTCatggaccttcttgct GCTTTGCCTGGGTCCAGTCTGGTGCAGATGGCCTGGCTGAGGGGAGTGGTTCCCGCAATCGTTGATTCTGAGAGCTCCGTCCAGGAGAAGGCCCTGGAGTGCCTGGACCAGGCCATAATTGGCCAGATTAAGAGTGGTGGCACTTACAGTAACCAGCATGTCTCACAGAAGCTAGCCTGGGACTTGCTTGGGCTACTGTGCGGAGAGAGCCAGGACCTTGG CCGTTACTTCAGCAAGGCCTTCGTCATTTGGTCCAAGCAGAATAAGTTCCCCTCTGCTTTTGTCAACCACCTGATCTCCCACACGGGGCTGGAACACGCCTCAGCTGCCTGGCTGCTGCTCTCCAAGGTGTCAGGTTCCTGCTCCAGGCTCAACTATGGCAAGATCCTGGATGCTTGGGATGAAATGATTAG GACAAGCAATGTTCCAGTTTCCACGTCTTGTGACATCCTGTGCGTGATCGGGAACATCGCCGCACATCTTAATGACGAAACAAAGAGCAGGATCGTGG ACGATATCATGAAGTGGCTGAAGAGTTTCGAAGTGCCCCTAGAGATCATTGGCGCCTCTATAGAGACCCTATTCCAGCTGCTGAAGGTTGAGACGGTCAAGGACACACAG AGGATGCTGAACAAACACTGCGGGGAGCTGGTCTCCATCTGTGAGTCTTACCTATCCAGTGTCATCTTGAACGAAGATGGCCTGCAGAACTTCAACGAAGATTTGGTG GTCAAGCACTTGTATACCCTTGGGGTCGCTGCCCTCCAGTGTCCGGCCCAAGTCGGGAAACGCACCTCTCTCCTCGTTCAGTCCATCCTGGCCTCAAACGTCGAGCTCCCGTCGG CTGACAACCCGGATGAGCCTCCCGCCACTCAACCCCTATCGCAGTTCAAGGCCTCCTCGTTGCCAACTGTGGTCCGAGCCCATGCCTTCATCACCCTGG GCAAGCTGTGTCTGCAGAATGAGGATCTGGCCAAGAGCTGCATCCCGGCACTGGCCCGCGAGCTGGAGGTGAGCACCGAGGTGCCGGTGCGCTGCAACGTGGTGGTGGTCATGTGCGACCTGTGCATGCGCTACACCACCATGGTGGACCGCTACATCCCCAACATCTCGGCCTGCCTGAAGGACCGTGAGCCGCTCATCCGCGAGCAGACCCTCATCCTGCTCACCAACCTCCTTCAG GAGGAGTTTGTGAAGTGGAAGGGCTCACTCTTCTTCCGATTCGTGGCTGTGCTCGTGGACCCCGAGCCTAAGATTGCCAG TCTCTGCGAATTCTGCTTGGTTCATCTGCTCCTCAAAAGGAACCCGACCATGTTCTCTCAGCACTTCATCGAGTGCATTTTCCACTTCAACTCCTACGAGAAGCACGAGAAGTACAACAAGTTTCCGCAAACGGCCAG AGAGAGAGCCCAGTTTTCTTTGCAAGGAGCGAAAAACAaggagaagaggatgaagatctACAGGTTCCTACTGGAGCACTTCACAGATGAGCAACGCTTCAATATCACCGCCAAAATCAGCCAGACTATTCTTG CAAACTTTGTGGACGGGATACTGCCCCTGGACGCAGAGGGGGCCGAGATTCTGTCGGACGCCTTTGACGTGTTGAGCCTGAAGGAGATTAAGCTTTCGGCCATGCGCAGCCCCGTGGAGAGGGACGAGCAGCAGGATGATGAGCAGCTGGCCATGGCCAACGCTGTCATGCAGGTGGCCCAGAAGAAGCTCATCTCGCAG GTCCAGAAGAAGAATTTCATTGAGAATGTGATTCCTATTATCATTGCGCTGAAAACCATGCTTGAGAAGAAACGCTTCCCAGTGCTGAAGGACCTCATGGGCTACCTGCAG GTGATGATGCAGGACTACCGCAGTGAGGTGAAGGATTTCTTCGCGGCAGATGAACAGCTGGCCGCCGAGCTGGAGTATGACATGAAGAGGTTTGAAAAGGAGCAGGAGATGGAGCAGCAGATGTCGAGCCGCAGAGTGACTGACTCCCGCCCTGCGAGCACGCTGCCGTCAAACGTCACGGCAGGAGCGGCTCTG GCTACTGTTCCCGCATCCCCCAGTCCTTCTGTGGGTAGGACAGTGTTGGCGGTCCAGGCCACACCCCAGATGCCGGGATCTGCCCCCCCCTGCTTCCTTTCCCCGAAAAATGTGGGCTCATCCAG CAGGCGTCAGACTCTCAGCACCAGCGAAGTCCTCAGCAAGGCCCGGACAGCAGCGAGAGCGAGTAGGCTGCTCCAGGGTCGAGCGGGGTCGGCCAGCAACCAGAACACTCCCGTCGATGGTTCAG CAATGATATCCAGGCGTCTTCAGAGTTCCACCACCGGAGACTCTTCTGTTGCCAACCGGGCCATCAGTACTCCGCAAA ggagCATGACTGAGGTGACCTTTGGGGATGGTCTCAGTGTCATCTTCAGTGCCCATGGGACAG AGCCTAAGTATCCAGGAAACAAGGACAACATGCTTTTCCTGATGTCCCCGGATAAGCC GCATGCACCTCCCAAACAGTGGAACGTGGAGTCTCCCCTCTGCCGGAAGGCTAGAGGACATCGGCTGTAG
- the ncapd3 gene encoding condensin-2 complex subunit D3 isoform X4: protein MELVSALDLLKIKTVSRVWVDSVWGLEFTEAEPLDVAVEDELISNGPDAFRTVYKLLLPFATDGEGNAENVWTVLGDSGISTHALVAVLSHFVVRRNFKTADLTYRLVALQAASLYLLLLGIPGSIANKVFHPVLFDACLDLAKKCWPQDSGKKRKKDAFKSSQGVSKGRKRSKPHRKDDEEEMEADVFGESNEDEEMLFSGRDLLEIRNGIVLLVKTLLKLLTRFSLKDKPQCVLKCAKIFTQLTHFEPVIGELTFEKEPVIDDMGMLPELAYHGLKLLCLPKQGDGTEAVKLVFHRLLYVLLMMSEGDSSRPSLLVPGAAVFTARDQAIKFVCHIVDELKEVVVLPTLCILLQHICVQMVDKVEYRSSGAQTVVKLLAKMPCAKYASFMQWLHAFSLHSKVVRRMFALDVAMALIEQPERQPESSLSPEEAIFLQHKFLVQVMVFGRRSDRAPSVRGHALSCLARCLELQSPNTVENIQELFSATSAQTVLETEGCEVTSNVHETNLQKMGINFKTIEMTGKGEVTTFESKETMALLKRRSSDEKTNVRKSALQALMGLLKHSVIPCTQENLAILSDRCRDPAVSVKKKALQCLMDLLAALPGSSLVQMAWLRGVVPAIVDSESSVQEKALECLDQAIIGQIKSGGTYSNQHVSQKLAWDLLGLLCGESQDLGRYFSKAFVIWSKQNKFPSAFVNHLISHTGLEHASAAWLLLSKVSGSCSRLNYGKILDAWDEMIRTSNVPVSTSCDILCVIGNIAAHLNDETKSRIVDDIMKWLKSFEVPLEIIGASIETLFQLLKVETVKDTQRMLNKHCGELVSICESYLSSVILNEDGLQNFNEDLVVKHLYTLGVAALQCPAQVGKRTSLLVQSILASNVELPSADNPDEPPATQPLSQFKASSLPTVVRAHAFITLGKLCLQNEDLAKSCIPALARELEVSTEVPVRCNVVVVMCDLCMRYTTMVDRYIPNISACLKDREPLIREQTLILLTNLLQEEFVKWKGSLFFRFVAVLVDPEPKIASLCEFCLVHLLLKRNPTMFSQHFIECIFHFNSYEKHEKYNKFPQTARERAQFSLQGAKNKEKRMKIYRFLLEHFTDEQRFNITAKISQTILANFVDGILPLDAEGAEILSDAFDVLSLKEIKLSAMRSPVERDEQQDDEQLAMANAVMQVAQKKLISQVQKKNFIENVIPIIIALKTMLEKKRFPVLKDLMGYLQVMMQDYRSEVKDFFAADEQLAAELEYDMKRFEKEQEMEQQMSSRRVTDSRPASTLPSNVTAGAALATVPASPSPSVGRTVLAVQATPQMPGSAPPCFLSPKNVGSSSRRQTLSTSEVLSKARTAARASRLLQGRAGSASNQNTPVDGSAMISRRLQSSTTGDSSVANRAISTPQRSMTEVTFGDGLSVIFSAHGTEPKYPGNKDNMLFLMSPDKPHAPPKQWNVESPLCRKARGHRL from the exons ATGGAGCTTGTTAGCGCGCTGGATTTACTGAAAATAAAAACCGTTTCAAGAG TCTGGGTGGACAGTGTTTGGGGCTTGGAATTCACCGAAGCGGAACCGTTAGATGTGGCTGTTGAAGATGAGCTCATTAGTAATGGGCCCGATGCCTTCAGAACTGTTTACAAACTCCTCCTGCCATTTGCGACAGACGGCGAAGGAAACGCCGAA AATGTTTGGACGGTGTTGGGTGACAGTGGGATTTCTACCCACGCCCTGGTTGCCGTGCTGTCCCACTTCGTGGTTAGACGTAACTTTAAAACTGCTGATCTTACTTATCGGTTGGTTGCGCTGCAGGCAGCTTCACTCTACCTACTGCTTCTAGGAATACCAG GTAGTATAGCAAACAAAGTGTTCCACCCAGTTTTGTTTGATGCCTGTCTGGATTTGGCAAAGAAGTGCTGGCCCCAGGATTCAGGCAAGAAGCGCAAGAAAGATGCATTCAAGAGTTCTCAAGGCGTTTCCAAGGGCAGGAAACGGTCAAAACCCCATCGGAAGGACGACGAGGAA GAGATGGAGGCCGACGTGTTTGGGGAAAGCAACGAGGATGAAGAGATGTTGTTCTCTGGCCGAGATCTGCTGGAGATCAGGAATGGAATTGTCCTCCTTGTGAAAACTCTCCTGAAGCTCCTGACGAGATTTTCCCTGAAAGACAAGCCCCAGTGTGTTCTGAAGTGTGCCAAG ATTTTCACTCAGCTCACCCATTTCGAGCCAGTGATTGGCGAACTCACGTTTGAGAAGGAACC ggTCATTGATGACATGGGAATGTTGCCGGAGTTGGCCTACCATGGGCTGAAACTTCTCTGTTTGCCAAAGCAAGGAGATGGGACTGAg GCTGTGAAGCTGGTCTTCCACAGACTCCTCTACGTGTTGCTCATGATGAGTGAAGGAGATTCGTCTCGCCCTTCGCTGCTGGTTCCCGGGGCGGCCGTGTTTACCGCCCGAGATCAGGCTATTAAATTTGTATG CCATATTGTCGACGAGCTGAAAGAAGTCGTTGTTCTGCCGACCCTTTGCATCCTGCTCCAACACATCTGCGTGCAG ATGGTTGACAAGGTGGAGTATCGCAGCAGTGGAGCACAGACCGTGGTGAAACTGCTGGCCAAAATGCCCTGTGCTAAATACGCCTCCTTCATGCAGTGGCTCCATGCCTTCTCCTTACACTCAAAG GTTGTGCGCAGGATGTTCGCCCTAGACGTGGCGATGGCCCTGATCGAGCAGCCCGAACGCCAGCCTGAGTCCTCCCTGTCTCCAGAGGAGGCCATCTTCCTGCAGCACAAGTTCCTGGTCCAAGTAATGGTGTTTGGGCGGCGTTCGGACCGGGCACCCTCGGTGCGAGGCCACGCCCTCTCCTGCCTGGCTCGGTGTCTGGAGCTGCAGTCTCCCAACACGGTGGAGAACATCCAGGAGCTCTTCTCAGCCA CTTCTGCACAGACTGTTCTTGAGACAGAAGGCTGTGAGG TCACCAGTAACGTCCATGAGACGAACTTGCAAAAGATGGGCATAAACTTCAAAACCATAGAGATGACTGGAAAGGGGGAAGTGACCACTTTTGAAT CAAAAGAGACGATGGCTTTGCTGAAGAGACGCTCAAGCGATGAGAAGACCAATGTGAGGAAGTCTGCCTTGCAG GCACTGATGGGTCTTCTGAAGCACAGCGTGATCCCTTGCACCCAGGAGAACCTGGCCATCCTGTCAGACCGCTGTCGGGACCCTGCTGTCTCCGTGAAAAAGAAGGCCCTCCAGTGTCTCatggaccttcttgct GCTTTGCCTGGGTCCAGTCTGGTGCAGATGGCCTGGCTGAGGGGAGTGGTTCCCGCAATCGTTGATTCTGAGAGCTCCGTCCAGGAGAAGGCCCTGGAGTGCCTGGACCAGGCCATAATTGGCCAGATTAAGAGTGGTGGCACTTACAGTAACCAGCATGTCTCACAGAAGCTAGCCTGGGACTTGCTTGGGCTACTGTGCGGAGAGAGCCAGGACCTTGG CCGTTACTTCAGCAAGGCCTTCGTCATTTGGTCCAAGCAGAATAAGTTCCCCTCTGCTTTTGTCAACCACCTGATCTCCCACACGGGGCTGGAACACGCCTCAGCTGCCTGGCTGCTGCTCTCCAAGGTGTCAGGTTCCTGCTCCAGGCTCAACTATGGCAAGATCCTGGATGCTTGGGATGAAATGATTAG GACAAGCAATGTTCCAGTTTCCACGTCTTGTGACATCCTGTGCGTGATCGGGAACATCGCCGCACATCTTAATGACGAAACAAAGAGCAGGATCGTGG ACGATATCATGAAGTGGCTGAAGAGTTTCGAAGTGCCCCTAGAGATCATTGGCGCCTCTATAGAGACCCTATTCCAGCTGCTGAAGGTTGAGACGGTCAAGGACACACAG AGGATGCTGAACAAACACTGCGGGGAGCTGGTCTCCATCTGTGAGTCTTACCTATCCAGTGTCATCTTGAACGAAGATGGCCTGCAGAACTTCAACGAAGATTTGGTG GTCAAGCACTTGTATACCCTTGGGGTCGCTGCCCTCCAGTGTCCGGCCCAAGTCGGGAAACGCACCTCTCTCCTCGTTCAGTCCATCCTGGCCTCAAACGTCGAGCTCCCGTCGG CTGACAACCCGGATGAGCCTCCCGCCACTCAACCCCTATCGCAGTTCAAGGCCTCCTCGTTGCCAACTGTGGTCCGAGCCCATGCCTTCATCACCCTGG GCAAGCTGTGTCTGCAGAATGAGGATCTGGCCAAGAGCTGCATCCCGGCACTGGCCCGCGAGCTGGAGGTGAGCACCGAGGTGCCGGTGCGCTGCAACGTGGTGGTGGTCATGTGCGACCTGTGCATGCGCTACACCACCATGGTGGACCGCTACATCCCCAACATCTCGGCCTGCCTGAAGGACCGTGAGCCGCTCATCCGCGAGCAGACCCTCATCCTGCTCACCAACCTCCTTCAG GAGGAGTTTGTGAAGTGGAAGGGCTCACTCTTCTTCCGATTCGTGGCTGTGCTCGTGGACCCCGAGCCTAAGATTGCCAG TCTCTGCGAATTCTGCTTGGTTCATCTGCTCCTCAAAAGGAACCCGACCATGTTCTCTCAGCACTTCATCGAGTGCATTTTCCACTTCAACTCCTACGAGAAGCACGAGAAGTACAACAAGTTTCCGCAAACGGCCAG AGAGAGAGCCCAGTTTTCTTTGCAAGGAGCGAAAAACAaggagaagaggatgaagatctACAGGTTCCTACTGGAGCACTTCACAGATGAGCAACGCTTCAATATCACCGCCAAAATCAGCCAGACTATTCTTG CAAACTTTGTGGACGGGATACTGCCCCTGGACGCAGAGGGGGCCGAGATTCTGTCGGACGCCTTTGACGTGTTGAGCCTGAAGGAGATTAAGCTTTCGGCCATGCGCAGCCCCGTGGAGAGGGACGAGCAGCAGGATGATGAGCAGCTGGCCATGGCCAACGCTGTCATGCAGGTGGCCCAGAAGAAGCTCATCTCGCAG GTCCAGAAGAAGAATTTCATTGAGAATGTGATTCCTATTATCATTGCGCTGAAAACCATGCTTGAGAAGAAACGCTTCCCAGTGCTGAAGGACCTCATGGGCTACCTGCAG GTGATGATGCAGGACTACCGCAGTGAGGTGAAGGATTTCTTCGCGGCAGATGAACAGCTGGCCGCCGAGCTGGAGTATGACATGAAGAGGTTTGAAAAGGAGCAGGAGATGGAGCAGCAGATGTCGAGCCGCAGAGTGACTGACTCCCGCCCTGCGAGCACGCTGCCGTCAAACGTCACGGCAGGAGCGGCTCTG GCTACTGTTCCCGCATCCCCCAGTCCTTCTGTGGGTAGGACAGTGTTGGCGGTCCAGGCCACACCCCAGATGCCGGGATCTGCCCCCCCCTGCTTCCTTTCCCCGAAAAATGTGGGCTCATCCAG CAGGCGTCAGACTCTCAGCACCAGCGAAGTCCTCAGCAAGGCCCGGACAGCAGCGAGAGCGAGTAGGCTGCTCCAGGGTCGAGCGGGGTCGGCCAGCAACCAGAACACTCCCGTCGATGGTTCAG CAATGATATCCAGGCGTCTTCAGAGTTCCACCACCGGAGACTCTTCTGTTGCCAACCGGGCCATCAGTACTCCGCAAA ggagCATGACTGAGGTGACCTTTGGGGATGGTCTCAGTGTCATCTTCAGTGCCCATGGGACAG AGCCTAAGTATCCAGGAAACAAGGACAACATGCTTTTCCTGATGTCCCCGGATAAGCC GCATGCACCTCCCAAACAGTGGAACGTGGAGTCTCCCCTCTGCCGGAAGGCTAGAGGACATCGGCTGTAG